From Sphingobium sp. EM0848, the proteins below share one genomic window:
- a CDS encoding ParB/RepB/Spo0J family partition protein has protein sequence MGKFDERIEEFGLLVGAHETARRVEEIPLDRVIPDPGNPRRSFDDDALAELAASIAARGVLQPITVAPANTAGLHRIRLGERRFRASQLAGRVTIPAIIVAEGEGSHLLADQIVENDQRANLSSVELAHAIARMLKGGMSQVEIAAALGRSKQFVSLYAAYGDMPTYLREELPRAPIRLLYDLHRTARDYPAEVEAYVAAWDEKGGTLAEGARFIAGLKGKTDAPSIEVAPLQAAAVTVACPEPLSGAELAARRAAQTPEVSLAVEVDGRPARLVLDPRVVVIFGDGSRQEIAAERLCAAS, from the coding sequence ATGGGTAAGTTCGACGAACGCATTGAGGAGTTCGGCCTGCTCGTCGGCGCGCATGAAACAGCACGCCGGGTCGAGGAAATCCCTCTGGATCGGGTCATCCCCGACCCCGGCAATCCCCGGCGCAGTTTCGACGATGACGCCTTGGCCGAGCTTGCGGCCTCCATAGCGGCTCGCGGGGTCTTGCAGCCGATCACGGTTGCGCCCGCCAACACCGCGGGCTTGCATCGCATCCGTTTGGGCGAGCGACGCTTTCGTGCCTCCCAGCTCGCGGGCCGGGTGACGATCCCGGCGATCATCGTGGCCGAGGGGGAAGGGAGCCACCTGCTCGCCGATCAGATCGTTGAGAACGATCAGCGTGCGAACCTGTCTTCGGTCGAGCTCGCTCATGCTATTGCCCGTATGCTCAAGGGCGGCATGAGCCAGGTCGAGATCGCCGCTGCGCTGGGCCGCTCCAAGCAGTTCGTCTCGCTCTATGCGGCCTATGGTGACATGCCTACCTATCTCAGGGAAGAGCTCCCGCGCGCGCCGATCCGGCTGCTTTACGACCTGCATCGCACAGCCAGGGACTATCCTGCAGAAGTCGAGGCCTATGTCGCTGCCTGGGATGAGAAAGGCGGGACATTGGCGGAAGGCGCACGGTTCATTGCCGGGCTGAAGGGAAAGACGGACGCTCCCAGTATCGAAGTAGCGCCGTTGCAGGCCGCTGCGGTGACCGTCGCCTGTCCCGAACCGCTGTCGGGGGCTGAGCTTGCTGCGCGACGTGCGGCGCAAACGCCAGAGGTCAGTCTTGCCGTCGAAGTCGATGGCCGTCCCGCGCGTCTTGTCCTTGAC
- a CDS encoding ParA family protein, whose amino-acid sequence MRTIAVSLLKGGVGKTFLATHLAWYLAEAAGRRVVFVDLDPQGSSSRRLAGERPGGFASDLFDPSAAFAADGQTGLTLLAADQRLQMIKAAQDVRDFLGRFPALAPHFDLCVIDTGPKWDELTLSALAVADAVIAPVQVAEDSVECAKMLLTALRKAEAARAGRKIDFLGLLPSMVNPFDRREMDNAVKLAHAVGERLMFPAFIKARPTYKHAAENHRPVWMEGGGGAKAAAEEIRPILAEIERRLGSAPAALV is encoded by the coding sequence ATGAGAACGATCGCTGTGAGCCTTCTCAAGGGCGGGGTGGGCAAGACCTTCCTCGCCACGCATCTCGCCTGGTATCTGGCCGAAGCGGCAGGGCGCCGGGTCGTGTTCGTCGACCTAGACCCGCAAGGCAGTTCGTCGCGCCGTCTGGCCGGCGAGCGGCCGGGTGGCTTCGCGTCCGATCTCTTCGATCCGTCGGCGGCGTTTGCCGCCGACGGCCAGACCGGACTCACGTTGCTCGCCGCCGACCAGCGTCTGCAGATGATCAAGGCGGCGCAGGATGTGCGTGACTTTCTCGGCCGCTTTCCTGCGCTCGCACCCCATTTCGACCTGTGCGTGATCGATACCGGCCCCAAATGGGACGAGCTGACCCTGAGCGCTCTCGCGGTCGCTGACGCAGTGATCGCGCCCGTCCAGGTCGCCGAAGATTCGGTCGAATGCGCCAAGATGCTGCTGACCGCGCTGCGCAAGGCCGAGGCGGCGAGGGCAGGGCGCAAGATCGATTTCCTCGGATTGCTGCCATCAATGGTCAACCCGTTCGACCGGCGCGAAATGGACAATGCCGTCAAGCTCGCCCACGCAGTGGGCGAGCGGCTGATGTTCCCTGCCTTCATCAAGGCGCGACCGACCTACAAGCATGCCGCGGAAAATCATCGGCCGGTCTGGATGGAAGGTGGTGGCGGCGCCAAGGCGGCGGCCGAGGAAATTCGGCCGATCCTTGCCGAGATCGAACGGCGGCTGGGTTCAGCGCCAGCGGCCCTTGTCTGA